In the genome of Streptomyces fagopyri, the window TCGAGCGGGCCAGCGCGGTGGAGCCCGCCCCCGTGGAGCCCAGCGTGAGGTGACCGGTACCGGCGGAGGTGCTGACCGCCAGCGTAAGGAGGGCAACCGTGGCGAGGGCGGCCACGCGGCGCCGGCGTATCCGGTGGCTGGTCGGCTGCATGCAGGGGTCCTTCGCTCACGGCAGCCGCCCGGTCACCGACTGCACCCTGTGCGATCACCCTGTGTCGATGGATGCGCGGACGCTCGCTGGAAGAGCCCGATCGTGGGTTTCTCGGCAAGGAAGGTGTGATGCGGGTCACAGGAAATGAAGAGGAGTCGGGGAAATAACCGGGGATGGTTTCCCCGTTTGGCATAGGTGTCCGAGCGAAACGGGGAGGGAATCCCCGGATCGCACCAGAGCCTTCACCTACTTCCGAGGAGCACGCCGTGGAGACCGCCACCCCCGTGAAGCGTCGGATGCCCCGGCCCCGAGCCGATGCGCTGCGCAACCGGGAGCGGATCGTCGCCGCCGCGCGCGAGATGTTCGTCGAGTTCGGCCCCGAGGTGCCGTTCGACGAGATCGCCCGCCGCGCCGGTGTCGGCAACGCCACGGTGTACCGCAACTTCCCCGACCGCGACGCGCTCGCGCGGGAGGTCGTCTGTTCGGTCATGGACCGCACGTCGGAGTGGATCGAGGCGGCACTGGTCGAGGGCGGCGACGCCTTCGACGCACTGAGCCGCTTCGTGCACTTCTCGGCGGACGAGCGGATCGGCGCCCTGTGTCCCATGCTCTCCGCGGCCTTCGACCAGAACCATCCGGATCTGTACGCGGCGCGCGAACGGACCATGGACCTGATCGAAGCGCTGATGAGGCGTGCCCGCGAGGCCGGCCAGTTGCGCTCCGACGTCGAGTCCGGCGACCTGATGGTCGCCGTCAGCCAGCTCACCCGGCCGCTGCCCGGCACCGCGTGTCAGGGCATCGACCGGTTCGTACACCGTCATCTGCAGCTGTTCCTGGACGGTCTGCGGGCACCGGCCCGCTCCGTACTGCCCGGAGTGGCGGCCACCGTGGAGGGCCTGAGAACAGCCTGACCGATCAGTACCGGGCGATGGGTCCGGCGCCCGGCGCCGGTCCACAGTCCGACAGCCGGCCCGTAGTCCGCAGCCCGTGATCCGTAGCCCGTGATCCGCAATCCGACATCCGCGACCTGTGATCCGTAGTCAGTGACCCGTAGTCAGTGACCCGGCATCCGTAGTCGGCCATCTCGTGGTCGGCCACCCGTCATCCGCGCGGCGCACTGTGCACTGTGTACCGCGCACGGTGCCGGTGTACGGACCGTGGGTGCCGGACGTCGGATTCCGGGTTCCGGACCCCCCAAGCCTTCGGCCGTCGACGAGGACGAGCCGTTTCTTTCCCTCACCTTTTTCACTGCGAAGTACCGGAGTGGGTATCCCCATGTCTTCATCAGCAACACCGACAGCGACGGCGGCGGAAGCGGCCGACGCGCATTCCAACCGCTGGAAGGCCCTCGCCTTCATCGCGCTCGCCCAGCTGATGGTCGTCCTCGACGCGACCATCGTGAACATCGCGCTGCCCTCCGCCCAGCGTGACCTGGGGATATCGGACGGCAACCGGCAGTGGGTCATCACGGCCTACGCCCTCGCCTTCGGTGGCCTGCTCCTCTTCGGCGGCCGCATCGCCGACCTGTGGGGCCGCAAGCGCACCTTCGTCACCGGCCTGATCGGCTTCGCCGGCGCCTCCGCCCTCGGCGGCGCCGCACAGGGCGAGGCTCTCCTGCTCGGAGCCCGTGCCCTTCAGGGCGCGTTCGGCGCGCTGCTCGCGCCCGCCGCGCTCTCCCTGCTCGCCGTGATGTTCACGGACGCCAAGGAGCGCGCCAAGGCCTTCGGCATCTACGGTGCGATCGCCGGTGGTGGCGGTGCCGTGGGTCTGATCCTGGGCGGATTCCTCACCGAGTACCTGAACTGGCGCTGGACGTTCTTCGTGAACATCCCGTTCGCCATCATCGCCGCCCTCGGCGCGTACTTCGTCATCCGTGAGCCGGCCGGTGGCCGCAACCGCTCGCCGCTCGACATCCCGGGCGTCGTCCTGTCCACCCTCGGTCTGGTCTCCCTCGTCTACGGCTTCACCCGCGCCGAGTCCGCCGGCTGGAGCGACTCCAGCACGATCGGCCTGTTCGTCGCCTCCGCGGTGCTGCTCGCCTCCTTCGTCCTCGTCGAGTCCAAGGTCAAGGCTCCGCTGCTGCCCCTGCGCGTGATCACCGAGCGCAACCGCGGCGGTGTCTACCTCTCGCTCGGCCTCGCGATCATCGCGATGTTCGGCCTGTTCCTCTTCCTGACCTACTACCTGCAGATCGTGAAGGGCTACTCGCCGGTCAAGACCGGCTTCGCCTTCCTGCCGATGATCGCGGGCATGATCACGGGCTCCACGCAGATCGGTGCCCGCCTGATGACCCGGGTCCCGCCGCGGCTGCTCATGGCCCCCGGCTTCCTGACCGCCGCGATCGGCATGCTGCTGCTGACCCAGATGGAGATCGGTTCCTCGTACGCCGGTCTGCTGCTCCCGGCCCAGCTGCTGCTCGGCCTCGGCATGGGTAGCGCGTTCATGCCGGCCATGTCCCTGGCCACGTACGGTGTCCAGCCGCAGGACGCCGGTGTCGCCTCCGCGATGGTCAACACCTCGCAGCAGGTCGGCGGCGCGATCGGTACGGCTCTGCTGAACACGATCGCCGCCTCGGCGACCACCTCGTACATCGCGGACCACATCGGTGGTGCCGCCTCCAAGCCGCAGCAGCAGCTGGTCCAGCTGCAGGGCCTGGTGAACGGCTACACCAACGCCATCTGGTTCGCCGTCGGCATCCTGGTGCTCGCCTCGGTGATCGCCATGACCCTCGTCAACACCGGCCGTCCGGACATGTCCTCGACCTCCGGCGCGGGCGAGGGCGCCGAGGACGAGATCAAGGTGCCGGTGATCGCCCACTGATCACCCGCGTCACGGGTACTTCGCGTACGGGCGCGGGGTGGGGACGCCTCGCCCGTACGAATCCCAGGGTCCGCCCCGGTTCCGACGTCATCGGAGCCGGGGCGGACCCGCGTCCGCCGTCCGCGTCCGCACCGGCGCCGTCCGCGTTCACTGCCGCGCCGTCCGCGTCCGCACCCGCGCGGACCGCGGCCTTTGCTGTCACACGCGCCGGCCCACGGTCACGATCCCCCCGCAGACCCGCAGACCCGCAGACCCGCAGACCCGCAGACCCGCGGAGCGCTACCGCAGCCAGGGCAGGTCCGCGCCCGCGTCCTTCGGCTGGAGGCCCTCGGCGATGACGCGCATGGCGTCGCCGAGGGCCTGGTGCTGTTCGGGGGTGAGCCGGTCGAAGAAGGCCTGGCGCACGGCGCTGACATGGCCCGGAGCGGCTTTGCTCAGCATCTGGTGGCCCTGGTCGGTGAGCACCGCGAACTGGCCCCGCTTGTCGGAGGGGCAGTCCTCCCGGCGCACCCACCCGTTCTTCTCCAGGCGGGCGATCGCGTGCGAGAGACGGGAGCGGGTGATCTTGGCGTTCATGGCCAGCTCGGTCATCCGCAGGCGGCGGCGCGGTGCCTCCACGAGTTGGACGAGCAGCCCGTAGTAGACGTGCGGCATGCCCGCGTCGCGCTGCAGCTGACGGTCGAGATGGTCCTCGAGGAGGGTGGCAGCGTGCATGTACGCACGCCAGGTGCGCTGTTCCTCGTCGGTGAGCCAGCGCGGCTCTTCAGCGGGTGCGGATGCCGTGTTCATGTACTCCACTGTACGAGCCTCTCCTTGAAGATTAAACAAGTCGGGGGTAGAGTCGTCGAATAGAGCTTGAGACTTCAAATAACTGGCTGATCGGTCCTACGATGAATCCCTCGGAGGGAGAAGCCGCCATGTCTGTCGCCCTGCCTGACGTCACCGAGGGGCGTGCCCCCACGGAGCGCATGCCCGCTCTCTATCTCGGTCATGGCGCCCCGCCGCTGGCCGACGACCCGGTCTGGCCCGGCCAGCTGGCCGCCTGGTCCGCCGAACTGCCCCGCCCCAAGGCGATCCTGATGGTCTCCGCCCACTGGGAGGAGGCCCCACTGGCCCTCGGCGCGGTGGAGACCGTGCCGCTGGTGTACGACTTCTGGGGCTTCCCCGAGCACTACTACCAGGTGCGGTACGCGGCCCCCGGCGCCCCCCGGCTCGCCGAGTCCGTACGGAAGCTGCTGCGCGCACCCGGCATCCCCGTCCAGGACATCCCGGACCGCGGCCTCGACCACGGCGCCTACGTGCCCCTGGTCGAGATGTTCCCCGAGGCCGACATCCCCGTCCTGCAGATCTCGATGCCGACGCTCGATCCGGTGAAGCTGATGGACATCGGACGCAAACTGGCCCCCCTCCGTGATGAGGGCGTCCTGATCGTGGGCTCCGGATTCTTCACGCACAATCTGGCGGCGCTGCGGCAGGGTGGCGTGCCGTCCTGGTCGGCCGAGTTCGACGACTGGGGTCGCCGGGCCCTGGACGCCCACGACTGGGACGCCCTGCTCGACTTCACCCGCAAGTCGCCGGCCGGGCTGCTGGCCCACCCCCGTACCGAGCACTTCGCCCCGCTGTTCGTGACGATGGGCGCGGCGGACGCCACGGGCGAGCTCGACGGGCAGAAGACCGTGATCGACGGCTTCTGGATGGGGCTGGCGAAGCGGTCGGTGCAGTTCGGCTGAGTCCCCTCGCCCGGCGGACGGAGCCGGGCGGCGGGGCCGGGCGGAGCCGGACGGTGGGAGCCTGGCGGCTGTCGGGTCAGAGTTCCTTCTCGTACCAGGCGACATCCCAGTAGCGGCCGAACTTCCGGCCCACCTCCCGGTACGTGCCGACATGCCGGAACCCGAAGCGTTCGTGCAGTCGCACGGACGCTTCGTTGGGCTGGGCGACGCCCGCGTACGCGCGGTGCAGGTCCTCGCCGGCCAGGGCCTCGAAGAGTGCCTCGTAGAGAAGCGTGCCGATGCCGCGGCCGCCCGCGTCGGGGGCGAGGTAGACGGAGACCTCGACCGAGGTGGCGTAGGCGGCCTTCGGGCGGAAGCCGCTGGACGTGGCGTATCCCAGAATCCGACCGGCCCCCGGTTCCGGGTCCGTGTCCGTGGCAACCATCAGGCGGTGCGGGCCGTCTTGCAGGTGGGCGAGCAGCCACGGACGGCGCTCCTCCGGAGTGAGGACCACGGTGTCGAATGTGAGGGGCGTCTCACGCACGTAGTGGTTGTAGATCTCGGTGAGGAAACCGAGATCGCTCTCGACTCCGGCCCTGACCTGCACATCTGTACGTTCTGACGTCATCTGACCCCCTGCTGTGGCGGCACAGGGTACTGCATGATCAGAAAAATAGGGGAACGGGTTGGGAATTCTGTCCGGATTCCAGTCGTTGTTTCCTTCGGATGCCGGGCACTCGGATGAGTGGCCGAGCCGCCACCAGGACCCGCAAGCCCTCCCCGAGCTCTCGGCTCCGGCCCGAGCAGGGGGCACCTCCATACGCAAGGGAGCACGCATGGCAACCCGTGCCGTCGCCCGTCGTCAGTCCGCCACCGGCGAGACCAGCGACGCGGCACGCAGTGTTCGCGCCGTAGGCGGCGAAATCGCCGACCGCGACCTGGTCGGCATGTACCTCGACGAGATCGCGCGCACACCCCTGCTCGACGCCGCCAAGGAAGTCGAGCTGTCCCAGACCATCGAGGCGGGTGTGTTCGCGCGGCAGATCATCGACGGCGAGGTGGATGCCCCCCAGGCGGAAGCGACCCGTGAGGAACTAGAGGCGCTCATCACCGAGGGCGAGCGGGCCAAGGACGTCTTCATCCGCTCGAACCTGCGGCTGGTCGTCGCCGTGGCGCGCCGCTACCCCCGCAGCGGCCTCCCGCTGCTGGACCTGATCCAGGAGGGCAACGCGGGCCTGGTGCGCGCGGTCGAGAAGTTCGACTACCGCAAGGGCTTCAAGTTCTCCACGTACGCGACGTGGTGGATCCGCCAGGCCATCACCCGTTCCATAGCCGACCAGTCGCGCACGATCCGCCTCCCCGTGCACCTCGTCGAGGAGCTGGGCCGGATCCGCCGTGTGCAGCGCGAGTTCAACCGGAAGAACGGCCGCGAGCCCGAGCACGCGGAGATCGCCGCCGAGCTGGACTCGACCCCGGCGCGCGTCGGTGACGTCCTGGACTGGGCCCGCGACCCGGTCTCGCTGAACATGGCGGTGGACGACGCGGGCGACACCCAGTTCGGTGACCTGCTGGAGGACACCTCCGCCGTCTCGCCGGAGCAGTCGGTGCTGACGCTGCTGCGCAGTGAGGAACTGGACGACCTCATCGGCCGCCTCGACCAGCGCACGGCCTCGATCATCAAGATGCGGTACGGCATCGACGACGGCCGCGAGCGCACGCTCACCGAGGTCGGCAAGGAGCACGGCCTCACCCGTGAGCGCATCCGCCAGATCGAGAAGCACGCTCTGCTCGAACTGAAGAAGCTGGCGCGCGACACCGGCTTCGACGCGGCGGCGTGACGCGGTCCGCGTGACGAGACCGGGCGACGAGACCGGGTGACGGCGGCGATGTGACGAGGGCGACGTGACGAGGACGACGTAATGAGTAGGCGCGATTCGCGCGGTTCGTGCGGTTCATACCGTTCCGCTCCGCGTATGGTTCGTAGGGATCCGAAGCACCCGTCCGGTACGTCCGGACGGTGCGGCTGATCCGTATTCGCTTGAGGTCGGCCATAACTCGACCGCACATGGCCATGTAACGCCGCTTCAAAATGCTGAGCTCTGGGCACAAGACTTCAGGGCCCAGGGTTCAGGGTCCCGGGGCGAAGGCCCCAGACCCCCCAGAACCGAGTCCCGACGCACTCCCCCCCCCGCGCCGGGACTCTTCCAGAGCCGAGCTTCGGCGCCTTCCCCCCCCTGGCGCCGGGGCTCGGCTCCTTTTTGTCCTCGTTTTCGGAGCCCTCGTCCGGCGTCTTCGTCCGGCGTCTTCGTCCGGGGAGGTGACGGGGAGCCGGATGGGTTCGGATTCCGGGCAGGCCGACGGGCCACCCCGTACCTGAACCCCGGGGTGACCCGGATGGCAGAGTCTGCCACAACGGCATAACCTGCCGACCGTGACCGGTCCCGAACGCACGGCCCGCGCCGCCGCCCGTGCCTCTGCCGCCCACGCGGGGAATTCCCCGGCGCGGCGCACCGGCGACGACGCCGGCGCCGGACCGGCTGTCCGTACCGGCACCGGTGCCGGACCGGGGGCCGTTACGGATTCCGCCGCCGTCGCCGGTCCCTCGCTGACCGAGCGGCGGAAGGCCGCCACCCGGATGGAGATCGCCCGCGCCGCGGCGGAGCTCTTCATGAAGCACGGTCTGCGGGCCACCCGCGCCGAGGACATCGCCCGCGCGGCCGGGGTCGCGCCGCGCACCTTCTACCGCTACTTCGCGGGCAAGGAGGAGGCCCTCGGTCCGCTCTTCTCGGCGGGTGTCGAGAAATGGGCCGAGGCGGTACGCGACGCGCCGGCCGGCCTCTCCGTCCCCGACGCGTTGCGCCACGCCGTCGTCCAGACCCTCACGCCGGGTGCAGGGGTGCGGCCGGAGTCGATGGAGTGGGTCCGCTCCCTGCTCCGCCTGGCCGAAGGGAGCCCCGCCCTGCTCAGAGTGTGGGGCGAGGCGTGTCAGGGCGCGGAACGGACACTGGAGGGGGTGCTCGCGGCGCGGCTCTCCCACCGGGCTGAGGTCGCGGGCGATGGTGCGCCGCGCGGTGGGGAGTCGCGGGACGGCGAGCCGGGCGTCGGAGAGCCGGGTGATGAGGAGTCGTGTGGTGGTGCGGCGGGTGGTGGTCGTGCCGATCGTGGTGGTGCGGCGGGTGGTGGTCGTGCCGATCGTGGTGGTGCGGCGGGTGGTGTCGGGTCGCGGCACGTGACGGCTTCCGGGATCCGGCTCAGTGCCGCGGTCGCCGGCGCGGCGGTGCGCGTCGCGGTGGAGACCTGGGCCGCCGGGGACGATCCGGCCGACGGTCCCGCCGGACCGGTACCGCGCGCGC includes:
- a CDS encoding TetR/AcrR family transcriptional regulator encodes the protein METATPVKRRMPRPRADALRNRERIVAAAREMFVEFGPEVPFDEIARRAGVGNATVYRNFPDRDALAREVVCSVMDRTSEWIEAALVEGGDAFDALSRFVHFSADERIGALCPMLSAAFDQNHPDLYAARERTMDLIEALMRRAREAGQLRSDVESGDLMVAVSQLTRPLPGTACQGIDRFVHRHLQLFLDGLRAPARSVLPGVAATVEGLRTA
- a CDS encoding MFS transporter produces the protein MSSSATPTATAAEAADAHSNRWKALAFIALAQLMVVLDATIVNIALPSAQRDLGISDGNRQWVITAYALAFGGLLLFGGRIADLWGRKRTFVTGLIGFAGASALGGAAQGEALLLGARALQGAFGALLAPAALSLLAVMFTDAKERAKAFGIYGAIAGGGGAVGLILGGFLTEYLNWRWTFFVNIPFAIIAALGAYFVIREPAGGRNRSPLDIPGVVLSTLGLVSLVYGFTRAESAGWSDSSTIGLFVASAVLLASFVLVESKVKAPLLPLRVITERNRGGVYLSLGLAIIAMFGLFLFLTYYLQIVKGYSPVKTGFAFLPMIAGMITGSTQIGARLMTRVPPRLLMAPGFLTAAIGMLLLTQMEIGSSYAGLLLPAQLLLGLGMGSAFMPAMSLATYGVQPQDAGVASAMVNTSQQVGGAIGTALLNTIAASATTSYIADHIGGAASKPQQQLVQLQGLVNGYTNAIWFAVGILVLASVIAMTLVNTGRPDMSSTSGAGEGAEDEIKVPVIAH
- a CDS encoding MarR family winged helix-turn-helix transcriptional regulator produces the protein MNTASAPAEEPRWLTDEEQRTWRAYMHAATLLEDHLDRQLQRDAGMPHVYYGLLVQLVEAPRRRLRMTELAMNAKITRSRLSHAIARLEKNGWVRREDCPSDKRGQFAVLTDQGHQMLSKAAPGHVSAVRQAFFDRLTPEQHQALGDAMRVIAEGLQPKDAGADLPWLR
- a CDS encoding dioxygenase family protein; the encoded protein is MPALYLGHGAPPLADDPVWPGQLAAWSAELPRPKAILMVSAHWEEAPLALGAVETVPLVYDFWGFPEHYYQVRYAAPGAPRLAESVRKLLRAPGIPVQDIPDRGLDHGAYVPLVEMFPEADIPVLQISMPTLDPVKLMDIGRKLAPLRDEGVLIVGSGFFTHNLAALRQGGVPSWSAEFDDWGRRALDAHDWDALLDFTRKSPAGLLAHPRTEHFAPLFVTMGAADATGELDGQKTVIDGFWMGLAKRSVQFG
- a CDS encoding GNAT family N-acetyltransferase, translating into MTSERTDVQVRAGVESDLGFLTEIYNHYVRETPLTFDTVVLTPEERRPWLLAHLQDGPHRLMVATDTDPEPGAGRILGYATSSGFRPKAAYATSVEVSVYLAPDAGGRGIGTLLYEALFEALAGEDLHRAYAGVAQPNEASVRLHERFGFRHVGTYREVGRKFGRYWDVAWYEKEL
- a CDS encoding sigma-70 family RNA polymerase sigma factor produces the protein MATRAVARRQSATGETSDAARSVRAVGGEIADRDLVGMYLDEIARTPLLDAAKEVELSQTIEAGVFARQIIDGEVDAPQAEATREELEALITEGERAKDVFIRSNLRLVVAVARRYPRSGLPLLDLIQEGNAGLVRAVEKFDYRKGFKFSTYATWWIRQAITRSIADQSRTIRLPVHLVEELGRIRRVQREFNRKNGREPEHAEIAAELDSTPARVGDVLDWARDPVSLNMAVDDAGDTQFGDLLEDTSAVSPEQSVLTLLRSEELDDLIGRLDQRTASIIKMRYGIDDGRERTLTEVGKEHGLTRERIRQIEKHALLELKKLARDTGFDAAA
- a CDS encoding TetR family transcriptional regulator, with amino-acid sequence MTGPERTARAAARASAAHAGNSPARRTGDDAGAGPAVRTGTGAGPGAVTDSAAVAGPSLTERRKAATRMEIARAAAELFMKHGLRATRAEDIARAAGVAPRTFYRYFAGKEEALGPLFSAGVEKWAEAVRDAPAGLSVPDALRHAVVQTLTPGAGVRPESMEWVRSLLRLAEGSPALLRVWGEACQGAERTLEGVLAARLSHRAEVAGDGAPRGGESRDGEPGVGEPGDEESCGGAAGGGRADRGGAAGGGRADRGGAAGGVGSRHVTASGIRLSAAVAGAAVRVAVETWAAGDDPADGPAGPVPRALSHLEALRDFPWGTA